One part of the Sulfolobus tengchongensis genome encodes these proteins:
- the cedB gene encoding DNA import protein CedB, producing the protein MDLRKTEPRVIIIAIIVIVILIMLIYKIIYIIPIILVTLLILQYRDKFIHLTSSKAKQNNEYKIEDGVFYDEKNANAVLIIDDIQMDYRDTNDANLRSYIASFHKILDIAKNVNIILRREYINKNEYITSLAQKIQSLRIMIDSDPSNEKAKRKLELMESIISKIEAGESPFKYEMYIIITSGDKGSALATASTIKQGLEGLGIKSRFATSYEIRKYIRNFFRLGLNSNKILLPSTIPYLTPISMEKRPKYNLVSNGILLGREIDGKNLIFWNIDYSQNSHVLLIGPTGSGKTEFIIWISTLLNLIYGNTVVLFDIKGDIKYRLSKYKVPFHLINPLFYKLGLLDEYEIPLKLKLLQIEKILINSFRLNKFQASIIYTYLNRLLDSSPFKHRIKWKDLEKYIDEINDLQLKYYFNKLISILSSMDDSDLPSLLSGINENEINVIDLTLIKNEEIRRLIIYTILQESYNKMSLNKMYDIPKMFLVMDEAWTILRSESEDYPIVADLIKRGRGHGISIIMATQNLEDLGELANVYLDNIGLLVFINNGDRKFWEEVKRFVTIDDNTLHKSLMFLSKGEAVIRFLGDPRPVIIKLYTLANSPL; encoded by the coding sequence GTGGATTTAAGAAAAACTGAACCAAGAGTAATTATTATTGCAATAATAGTAATAGTTATTTTAATAATGCTAATATATAAGATAATATATATTATACCTATAATATTAGTAACGCTACTAATACTACAATATCGTGATAAATTCATACATCTAACGTCGAGCAAGGCCAAACAAAATAATGAATATAAAATTGAAGATGGCGTATTTTATGATGAAAAAAATGCCAACGCAGTATTAATAATTGATGACATACAAATGGATTATCGAGATACTAATGATGCAAATCTGAGGTCATATATAGCTTCATTTCATAAAATTTTAGATATAGCTAAAAATGTTAATATAATATTAAGGAGGGAATATATTAATAAGAATGAGTATATAACATCACTTGCTCAGAAGATCCAATCACTAAGAATAATGATAGACAGTGACCCATCTAATGAAAAAGCTAAAAGAAAGTTAGAATTGATGGAAAGCATAATATCCAAGATCGAGGCTGGTGAAAGTCCGTTTAAGTATGAGATGTACATCATAATAACTTCTGGGGATAAAGGAAGTGCACTAGCTACTGCATCTACAATAAAACAAGGATTAGAAGGTCTTGGAATAAAAAGCAGATTCGCAACTTCCTATGAAATAAGAAAATATATTAGAAACTTTTTTCGTTTAGGGCTTAATTCTAATAAAATTTTATTACCGAGTACAATCCCGTATTTAACTCCAATATCTATGGAAAAGAGACCTAAATATAATCTCGTATCAAATGGAATACTGTTAGGCAGAGAAATAGATGGTAAAAATCTAATATTTTGGAACATAGACTATAGTCAAAACAGTCACGTACTTTTAATTGGTCCTACTGGATCTGGAAAAACAGAATTTATAATATGGATTTCTACATTGTTAAATTTAATATATGGAAATACAGTCGTCCTATTTGATATAAAAGGAGATATAAAATATAGACTTTCTAAATATAAGGTTCCATTCCACTTAATAAATCCACTATTTTACAAATTGGGTCTCCTCGATGAATATGAAATACCATTAAAATTAAAATTGTTACAAATAGAAAAAATCTTGATTAACTCCTTTAGATTAAATAAATTTCAAGCGTCCATAATATATACATATCTAAATAGACTATTAGATTCTAGCCCTTTTAAACATAGAATTAAGTGGAAAGATTTGGAGAAATATATAGATGAAATAAACGACTTGCAACTTAAGTATTATTTCAACAAACTCATAAGCATTCTATCCTCAATGGATGACTCTGATTTGCCATCTTTACTTTCTGGTATTAATGAAAATGAGATTAATGTTATAGATTTAACATTAATAAAAAATGAAGAAATTAGACGACTTATAATATATACTATATTACAGGAATCTTATAATAAAATGTCTTTAAATAAAATGTATGACATACCTAAAATGTTTCTCGTTATGGACGAAGCATGGACTATATTAAGAAGCGAATCCGAAGATTATCCCATTGTAGCAGATCTCATAAAGAGAGGAAGAGGACATGGAATATCAATTATAATGGCTACCCAAAACTTAGAAGATCTAGGAGAGCTAGCTAACGTATATCTAGATAACATAGGCTTACTTGTATTTATTAACAATGGCGATAGAAAATTCTGGGAAGAGGTAAAACGATTCGTAACTATAGATGATAACACGTTGCATAAGAGTTTAATGTTCTTAAGTAAAGGAGAGGCAGTAATACGATTTTTAGGCGATCCTAGACCCGTAATTATAAAGTTATATACATTAGCTAATAGCCCTCTCTAA
- the hxlB gene encoding 6-phospho-3-hexuloisomerase, with protein sequence MSSSLDDYPLSLKTMYDIAEFILRAAKAVKAEQASKMISELENFYKNNRNGKVLVMGAGRSGLVGRAFAMRLLHLGFNSYVLGETIVPAIGKNDLVVAISGSGRTKLILTAAEAAKEAGAKLIAITSYYDSPLAKISDVLVEIPGRTKYSKNEDYFARQILGITEPLAPLGTLFEDTTQIFLDGIVAELMIRLKKTEEDLRLVHANIEL encoded by the coding sequence TTGTCATCTTCTCTTGATGACTATCCTCTTTCTTTAAAAACAATGTATGACATAGCTGAATTTATACTCAGAGCTGCTAAGGCAGTAAAAGCGGAGCAAGCTAGTAAAATGATAAGTGAATTAGAGAACTTTTACAAAAATAATCGCAATGGGAAAGTTCTAGTAATGGGTGCTGGAAGAAGTGGACTTGTAGGAAGAGCTTTTGCAATGAGACTTCTACATCTAGGTTTTAACTCGTACGTTCTAGGTGAAACAATAGTACCTGCAATTGGTAAAAATGATTTAGTAGTTGCAATTTCTGGTTCTGGTAGGACTAAATTAATATTAACAGCAGCAGAAGCCGCAAAAGAAGCTGGGGCAAAGCTAATAGCTATAACAAGCTACTATGATAGTCCACTTGCAAAGATTTCTGACGTATTAGTCGAGATACCTGGTAGAACAAAATATTCAAAGAACGAAGATTATTTCGCTAGACAAATTCTTGGAATAACTGAACCATTAGCACCTTTAGGTACGTTATTTGAGGATACCACACAGATATTCCTAGATGGTATAGTTGCAGAGCTCATGATAAGGTTAAAGAAGACTGAAGAAGATCTAAGATTAGTTCACGCAAATATTGAATTATAG
- a CDS encoding A24 family peptidase C-terminal domain-containing protein, translating into MLVHTSILDIKYREVDPKIWIYYSFLSLFIIANIHYLFLPIYIYSFIITNVLFFILYKLSLMGGADLFLNLILSLANASVFPLIPSNFSVIGLEPLIIVLYSSIIILIFSMLNFVKYYRYVKNLPFSKRIIFALSARRVKIKDFINSKFLFPLTEIREDGSVILREYFSVEEDDKYWREYYAKLVREGKISEETYIWVTWGIPVIPFMLAGYVLSLIIGFPF; encoded by the coding sequence ATGCTCGTTCATACTTCTATTTTAGATATAAAATATAGGGAAGTTGATCCGAAAATTTGGATATACTATTCCTTTTTGTCTTTATTTATAATTGCTAATATCCATTACTTATTTCTTCCTATATATATATATTCATTTATAATTACTAACGTGTTATTTTTCATTTTATATAAATTATCCTTGATGGGTGGTGCAGATTTATTTCTAAACTTGATTCTTAGTCTAGCTAATGCATCAGTTTTTCCCTTGATTCCCAGTAATTTTTCAGTTATTGGATTAGAACCTTTAATAATTGTTTTATACTCATCAATTATAATTCTTATTTTTAGTATGCTGAACTTTGTTAAGTATTACAGATATGTTAAAAATCTTCCTTTTTCAAAGAGAATTATTTTTGCACTTTCTGCAAGAAGGGTTAAGATAAAAGATTTTATTAATTCGAAATTTTTATTTCCTTTAACAGAAATAAGGGAAGACGGTTCAGTAATATTAAGAGAGTATTTTTCTGTTGAAGAGGATGACAAATACTGGAGAGAATATTATGCAAAATTAGTCAGAGAAGGAAAAATTTCAGAGGAAACTTATATATGGGTAACATGGGGTATTCCAGTTATTCCCTTTATGTTAGCTGGCTATGTGTTATCGCTAATCATAGGATTTCCTTTTTAG
- the argC gene encoding N-acetyl-gamma-glutamyl-phosphate reductase, which translates to MKDRVRVAVIGGSGYTGGELLRILVMHPKTEITIVTSREYAGKPISLIHPNLRSLLSLNFTTFSIDKLSDKADVVFLALPHGVSLNYVPKLLELGLTVIDLSADYRLKNPKLYKEWYGYEHPYPDLLDKAIYGLPELHYEELKNAKLIASPGCNATATILALAPIVATKITDERRFISDVKVGSSEGGAKPSEGSHHPERQNAIRPYEAEGHRHSAEAEQELSRIAKSDISVSIVPHAVSSIRGALASAHTWLSVEMEEIEIWKRIAEFYRGKKFIRIIRGNIHPYPDPKFVIGSNFADIGFAIEKRVLRLTTFSAIDNLMKGAAGQAVQAFNISMGFNEDDGLKLVPLRPA; encoded by the coding sequence ATGAAGGATAGAGTTAGAGTTGCCGTAATTGGAGGTTCAGGATATACTGGAGGAGAATTACTAAGAATACTAGTTATGCATCCGAAGACCGAAATTACAATAGTAACCTCTAGAGAATATGCAGGAAAACCAATATCATTAATCCATCCTAATTTGAGAAGTCTATTATCACTTAACTTTACTACTTTTTCTATAGACAAGCTTTCTGATAAAGCAGATGTAGTATTTCTAGCTCTACCTCACGGTGTGTCATTAAATTATGTACCTAAATTACTAGAATTAGGTTTAACTGTGATAGATCTAAGTGCAGACTATAGACTTAAAAATCCTAAACTTTATAAGGAGTGGTATGGCTACGAACATCCTTATCCCGACTTGTTAGATAAAGCAATATATGGATTGCCTGAACTACATTATGAAGAGCTAAAAAATGCTAAACTTATTGCTTCGCCAGGATGTAATGCAACGGCAACCATATTAGCATTAGCTCCAATAGTTGCAACAAAAATAACAGATGAAAGAAGATTTATCAGCGATGTCAAAGTTGGCAGTAGTGAGGGTGGAGCTAAACCATCCGAGGGGAGCCATCATCCAGAAAGACAAAACGCTATCAGACCATATGAAGCTGAAGGACATAGACATTCTGCAGAGGCTGAACAAGAACTTTCAAGAATAGCTAAATCAGATATAAGCGTGAGTATTGTTCCCCATGCTGTCAGCAGTATTAGAGGAGCTTTAGCGTCTGCACATACATGGCTATCAGTTGAGATGGAAGAAATCGAAATATGGAAAAGAATAGCTGAATTTTATCGAGGTAAAAAATTCATTAGAATAATAAGAGGTAATATTCATCCTTATCCAGATCCAAAATTTGTTATTGGGAGTAACTTTGCCGACATAGGTTTCGCAATCGAAAAAAGAGTGCTACGATTAACAACCTTTTCGGCAATAGATAACCTAATGAAAGGTGCTGCTGGTCAAGCAGTGCAAGCTTTCAATATCTCCATGGGATTCAATGAGGACGATGGATTAAAATTAGTACCTTTGAGGCCTGCCTAA
- a CDS encoding alpha-aminoadipate/glutamate carrier protein LysW, which translates to MAILKCPICGGDVSVEDDALPGELVEHECGAQLEIIKQNGKLSLRLAEQIGEDWGE; encoded by the coding sequence ATGGCAATCCTAAAATGTCCTATCTGTGGTGGAGATGTAAGTGTAGAAGACGATGCCTTGCCGGGAGAGCTTGTTGAACACGAGTGTGGAGCCCAATTAGAAATTATAAAACAAAATGGAAAATTATCGCTCAGGCTTGCAGAGCAAATAGGTGAGGATTGGGGAGAGTGA
- a CDS encoding N-acetyl-lysine deacetylase, translating into MQQEKELVKQKAKDLLLKLLSIYTPSKNERNAENFFEEVSNDLNLRLEILPQSNSFILGEGDILLASHVDTIPGYIEPKAENDTIYGRGAVDAKGPLIAMILTAWLLNEKGIKVRVAALADEESTSIGAKELLMKNYNVKHIIVGEPSNNTDIVIEYRGSIQLDIICKGTPEHSSSAKDNIIVNIAKKLLEVYKLPEGYDKPSIVPTIINAGEVYNVTPARLYLHFDIRYAINNDREELISRIREEFSECRVEIVDETPPVKVSANNPVVRSLTRALLKQGMKPRLVRKAGTSDMNILQKLTQNIATYGPGNSTLEHTNQEKISLDEIYIGVKTYMLAIEELWQRT; encoded by the coding sequence ATGCAGCAAGAAAAGGAATTAGTGAAACAGAAAGCAAAAGACTTGCTTCTTAAATTACTATCAATATATACACCATCTAAGAACGAACGAAACGCTGAAAATTTTTTTGAGGAAGTCTCCAATGATTTAAATCTTAGACTTGAGATATTACCTCAGTCTAACTCTTTTATCCTTGGAGAAGGAGATATCTTGTTGGCATCGCATGTAGATACTATACCAGGTTACATAGAGCCTAAGGCCGAAAATGATACAATCTATGGAAGAGGTGCTGTAGATGCAAAAGGACCTTTAATAGCTATGATACTTACAGCATGGTTACTTAATGAAAAAGGAATTAAAGTTAGGGTAGCTGCTCTTGCAGATGAAGAAAGTACAAGCATTGGAGCTAAAGAGCTTTTAATGAAAAACTATAATGTAAAACACATAATAGTTGGGGAACCATCGAATAATACAGATATTGTAATTGAGTATAGAGGATCCATACAATTGGATATAATTTGTAAAGGTACTCCAGAACACTCCTCTTCTGCTAAGGATAACATAATTGTAAATATTGCCAAAAAACTATTAGAAGTTTATAAACTACCAGAGGGGTATGATAAACCGTCAATAGTGCCCACAATCATTAACGCCGGAGAAGTTTATAATGTTACCCCAGCAAGATTATATTTACATTTTGATATAAGGTATGCAATAAATAATGATAGGGAAGAACTAATATCGCGGATAAGGGAAGAATTTTCAGAATGTAGAGTTGAGATTGTAGATGAAACTCCACCAGTAAAAGTAAGCGCAAATAATCCAGTAGTAAGATCACTGACAAGGGCTTTATTAAAACAAGGGATGAAACCTAGATTAGTTAGAAAAGCTGGGACAAGCGATATGAATATCTTACAAAAATTGACACAAAATATAGCAACTTATGGACCAGGTAATTCCACGCTAGAACATACTAATCAAGAAAAAATTTCCTTAGATGAAATATATATAGGAGTAAAAACGTATATGCTAGCAATAGAAGAACTATGGCAAAGAACTTGA
- the lysJ gene encoding [LysW]-aminoadipate semialdehyde/glutamate semialdehyde transaminase, which yields MIKILKFYQDRGLKIVKGEGQYVWDDKGDKYLDLHAGHGVAFLGHRNKTVISYLEKQMNEIMTLSLAFDTPIREEMTRELDDLKPNNLEHVFLLNSGSEAVELALKIARKITKRRKIVAFKNSFHGRSMGALSVTWNKKYREPFEPLIGPTEFLDYNNIDSLKNITEDTAAVIVEPVQGEGGVIPAKKEFMKALREMTEKVGALLIIDEVQTGFGRTGKIWAYQHFDIKPDILTAGKAIGGGFPVSAVFIPEWISEKIEEGDHGSTYGGNPLAVAAVTAACKVAKSEKIADQAQKKGELFLKILKEKLEDFKIIREIRGLGLMIGIDLKVNPSTAIKILQDEKVLSLKAGLTVIRFLPPYVINQSDMEWAADAARKGISETESKRLAS from the coding sequence ATGATAAAGATACTAAAATTTTATCAAGATCGAGGTCTTAAAATAGTTAAGGGAGAGGGACAATATGTATGGGATGATAAAGGTGATAAATACTTAGATCTACATGCAGGGCATGGTGTTGCTTTTCTTGGACATAGAAATAAAACAGTCATAAGTTATTTAGAAAAACAAATGAACGAAATAATGACTCTTTCCTTAGCTTTTGACACTCCAATACGAGAGGAAATGACGAGAGAACTTGATGATTTAAAACCAAATAATCTGGAACATGTATTCTTATTAAACAGTGGTTCAGAGGCAGTAGAACTTGCATTAAAAATTGCAAGGAAAATCACGAAGAGAAGAAAAATTGTAGCATTTAAAAATTCTTTTCATGGTAGAAGTATGGGAGCTTTGTCTGTAACTTGGAATAAAAAATACAGGGAACCTTTCGAACCATTAATTGGACCTACTGAATTCTTAGACTACAACAATATAGACTCATTAAAAAACATTACAGAAGACACGGCAGCCGTAATAGTGGAGCCAGTTCAAGGTGAAGGTGGTGTTATTCCAGCAAAAAAGGAATTCATGAAAGCATTAAGAGAGATGACAGAAAAAGTAGGTGCTTTGTTAATTATAGATGAAGTCCAGACTGGATTCGGTAGAACGGGTAAGATTTGGGCTTATCAACACTTCGATATTAAACCAGATATATTAACAGCAGGTAAAGCAATAGGCGGCGGATTTCCAGTGAGTGCAGTGTTCATACCAGAATGGATAAGCGAAAAAATTGAAGAAGGAGATCATGGTTCTACATATGGTGGAAATCCATTAGCAGTAGCCGCAGTTACTGCTGCTTGCAAAGTTGCCAAATCAGAAAAAATAGCTGACCAAGCACAAAAGAAGGGAGAGTTGTTCTTAAAGATACTTAAAGAAAAACTAGAAGATTTCAAGATAATTAGAGAGATAAGAGGGTTAGGTCTCATGATTGGAATAGATTTGAAAGTAAATCCCTCTACTGCTATAAAAATATTACAAGATGAGAAAGTACTCTCGCTAAAAGCAGGACTCACTGTAATAAGATTCTTGCCTCCATACGTGATAAACCAGTCAGATATGGAGTGGGCGGCTGATGCAGCAAGAAAAGGAATTAGTGAAACAGAAAGCAAAAGACTTGCTTCTTAA
- the lysM gene encoding HTH-type transcriptional regulator LysM, translated as MGNANVDENDLKILEILKKNARTPYTLIAKELKVSEAAIRKRIEKLIRQGIIKRFTIEYELENEIKAIVMVQSTPQIPTPEISKKIAKIPGVEVVYETTGDYDILVIVRGTNITSINRTIDEIRSIQGVVGTNSTIILRTWF; from the coding sequence ATGGGTAATGCGAACGTTGATGAAAATGATTTGAAAATTTTGGAAATCCTAAAGAAGAACGCTAGAACGCCATATACGCTAATTGCTAAAGAGCTTAAAGTGAGTGAAGCCGCAATAAGAAAGAGAATAGAAAAATTAATACGACAGGGTATTATTAAGAGATTTACTATAGAATATGAATTGGAAAATGAAATAAAAGCGATAGTTATGGTTCAATCTACGCCACAAATACCAACTCCCGAGATCTCTAAAAAGATAGCTAAAATACCGGGTGTAGAAGTAGTATATGAAACTACTGGAGATTATGATATCCTAGTAATAGTTAGAGGTACTAATATAACTTCAATTAATAGGACTATAGATGAGATTAGAAGTATTCAAGGCGTTGTAGGAACAAATAGTACTATTATCCTTAGGACTTGGTTCTAA
- a CDS encoding [LysW]-aminoadipate/[LysW]-glutamate kinase, with protein sequence MIVVKIGGRVVKNSLEKVILDIANTNEKIILIHGGGDIVTEYSKKLGIEPVFVTSPEGIRSRYTTKEELDVYIMVMSLINKKITSRLSSLGKSTIGISGVDASLLIAERKKKIVIIDERGKKRIIEGGYTGKVKEVKNEILTNLLKMFDVIVISPLALDPEESTPLNIDGDQAAFAISKAVKPDALILLSDVEGVLLEGKVVSRLTSNEARELSKKIGPGMNRKLLMAAEAIENGINKVIIGSGMKDKPITSALELNGTVIVNG encoded by the coding sequence ATGATAGTAGTAAAAATAGGCGGAAGAGTAGTAAAAAATTCATTAGAAAAAGTTATTTTAGACATAGCAAATACAAATGAAAAGATTATTTTAATTCATGGAGGAGGTGATATCGTAACGGAATATTCTAAAAAATTAGGAATCGAACCAGTATTTGTAACATCACCGGAAGGAATAAGAAGTAGATACACAACAAAGGAAGAATTAGATGTCTACATAATGGTAATGAGCCTTATAAATAAAAAAATTACATCCAGATTATCTAGTTTAGGGAAAAGCACAATAGGCATATCTGGGGTTGATGCTAGTTTATTAATTGCCGAAAGAAAGAAAAAAATTGTGATTATTGATGAAAGAGGAAAGAAAAGAATAATAGAAGGTGGATACACGGGTAAAGTTAAAGAAGTTAAAAACGAAATACTAACTAATTTATTGAAAATGTTTGATGTGATAGTTATCTCACCTCTGGCACTAGATCCAGAGGAAAGTACACCATTAAATATTGATGGGGATCAAGCTGCGTTTGCAATAAGCAAAGCAGTAAAACCCGATGCACTTATACTCTTATCTGATGTAGAAGGAGTACTCTTAGAAGGAAAAGTAGTTAGCAGACTCACTTCTAACGAAGCTAGGGAACTCTCGAAAAAGATAGGCCCAGGAATGAATAGAAAATTATTAATGGCAGCAGAGGCTATAGAAAATGGTATAAATAAAGTAATAATAGGATCTGGAATGAAAGATAAACCGATAACAAGCGCACTAGAACTTAATGGAACGGTGATAGTGAATGGGTAA
- the lysX gene encoding lysine biosynthesis protein LysX, whose amino-acid sequence MKIGILYDMLRWEERNLIEEGKKLGYQIDAIYSKGAVFFSDEIKIDTEANSFIQRNVSHNRALITSFIVEQAGYPVVNDYTTLLRCENKIFTTYILARHNIPTPKTFIAFDKTNALEFSKKLGYPVVIKPVEGSWGRMVAKADNSDVLYSYLEYQEFSTQKYKDVYYIQEFVNKPNRDIRIFVIGDEVPVGIYRVNENNWRTNTALGAKAYPLKINEELRELALKVKEILGGFFLGIDIFEDKDRGYLVDEVNGVPEYKNTVRVNNFNVSKFLLEKIAEWVKK is encoded by the coding sequence GTGAAAATAGGAATTTTGTACGACATGCTTAGATGGGAGGAAAGGAATCTAATTGAGGAAGGTAAAAAATTAGGCTATCAGATAGATGCAATATATAGTAAGGGAGCTGTATTTTTTTCTGATGAAATAAAAATAGATACTGAAGCTAATTCGTTTATACAAAGGAACGTTTCCCATAATAGGGCTCTTATTACTTCATTTATAGTAGAGCAGGCTGGTTATCCAGTAGTGAATGATTATACAACATTACTCAGATGTGAAAACAAGATTTTTACGACATATATCTTAGCAAGACACAACATACCCACTCCTAAAACCTTTATAGCGTTTGACAAAACTAACGCATTGGAATTTTCAAAAAAACTAGGCTATCCTGTGGTTATAAAACCAGTAGAAGGAAGTTGGGGAAGAATGGTAGCTAAAGCAGATAACTCAGACGTACTATATAGTTACTTAGAGTATCAGGAATTTAGTACACAAAAATATAAAGATGTTTACTATATCCAAGAATTCGTTAACAAACCAAATAGAGATATAAGAATATTTGTAATAGGTGATGAAGTGCCAGTTGGCATTTATAGGGTAAATGAGAATAATTGGAGAACTAATACTGCTCTAGGAGCTAAAGCATACCCCCTTAAAATCAATGAAGAACTTAGAGAACTTGCGCTGAAAGTTAAAGAGATACTCGGAGGGTTCTTCTTAGGTATAGATATATTTGAAGATAAAGATCGAGGGTACCTAGTAGACGAGGTAAATGGAGTTCCAGAATACAAAAATACCGTCAGGGTTAATAATTTCAATGTATCTAAATTCTTGTTGGAAAAAATTGCGGAGTGGGTTAAAAAATGA
- a CDS encoding anion transporter: protein MIITALIVIIITYGLIISRGVTRIPPWASMFFGGILMIVLGVITPEEAIQAVNMDVILFLITLFVFASALEVSGFLKLLAYKIIERYKEPKKVLFYILLYSGLLSNLVTNDGVSASWTPVILELSRNMGISELPFLYALAIGVTVGSVIMPTGNPQNLLIALESGVKNPFIEFAKYLILPTVISLIVAYFILYRMFKKSLLQKNINNVINENEIDFDRRLGYFSLALLMISVILFFTLSFFRIDILLGSLVTSSILLLITQKRREIVRRMDWSTILFFIGLFIFTEGILKSGIIKYIFMYLPPPDNVASIMIVSILLSQVLSNVPLVAIYIPIMISHGNTSVIDWLALAAGSTIAGNFTILGAASNVIISEASESRGGRGFNFIEFMRYTVPILIPNAIIIYVFLVFLR from the coding sequence ATGATAATTACAGCGCTAATTGTTATTATAATCACTTATGGGCTTATAATTTCTAGAGGTGTAACTAGAATCCCGCCTTGGGCTTCCATGTTTTTTGGAGGTATTCTGATGATAGTTCTAGGAGTTATCACTCCAGAGGAGGCAATACAGGCCGTGAATATGGATGTTATATTATTTCTTATCACACTTTTTGTGTTTGCGTCAGCATTAGAAGTTTCAGGATTTTTAAAACTGCTCGCATATAAAATCATAGAAAGATATAAAGAACCAAAAAAAGTTTTATTTTACATACTTTTGTATTCTGGTTTACTTTCTAACTTAGTTACAAATGACGGAGTATCGGCAAGTTGGACTCCAGTAATTTTAGAACTAAGTAGAAACATGGGTATATCAGAGCTTCCATTTCTTTACGCACTTGCTATAGGAGTTACTGTTGGTAGTGTTATAATGCCTACAGGGAATCCACAAAATTTATTGATAGCGTTGGAATCTGGTGTTAAAAATCCGTTTATTGAGTTTGCAAAATACCTAATCTTGCCTACTGTAATTAGTCTTATAGTTGCTTATTTTATACTTTATAGAATGTTTAAAAAATCACTATTGCAAAAAAATATAAATAATGTAATAAACGAAAATGAGATAGACTTTGATAGAAGACTTGGTTATTTCTCATTGGCTTTACTTATGATTAGTGTGATTCTCTTTTTTACTTTAAGTTTCTTTAGAATAGATATATTATTGGGTTCTCTAGTTACATCTTCAATATTACTTCTTATCACACAGAAGCGGAGAGAGATTGTCAGGAGAATGGATTGGTCTACCATATTATTTTTCATTGGATTGTTTATATTCACTGAGGGAATATTAAAGTCAGGGATAATAAAATATATATTTATGTACTTACCTCCGCCAGATAATGTCGCGAGTATAATGATCGTAAGTATCTTATTAAGTCAAGTGTTAAGTAACGTTCCATTAGTAGCCATATACATACCAATAATGATTTCTCATGGAAATACTAGTGTAATAGACTGGCTCGCGCTAGCTGCGGGTAGTACCATAGCAGGTAATTTCACTATATTAGGGGCTGCTAGTAACGTAATTATATCTGAAGCCTCTGAAAGTAGAGGTGGAAGAGGTTTTAATTTTATAGAATTTATGAGATATACTGTTCCAATACTGATACCAAATGCAATTATTATTTACGTATTTTTAGTCTTTCTCAGATAA